The genomic stretch ACGATTATTCCTGACAGATTTATTTCCTAGGATCCGTAACGCGAGCTTCGTATTACACGATGTTTTACGACTGCTACCGAACGAGCCGATCTAAGTGACGCGACGCTAATCCGTCGGTGTTGTGTTACAAGAATGCCACCGTGTTTTCTCTTACCAAACCCAACATCTATTTTCCAATTGGAGAGATCGAATATAGATCGAATATATCGAAATAATCTAACGAATAAGTTGCATCGTAACTATAGGTATCAATTTTCTTCTACGAGATCGTTGCGTGCTTTAATATGAAGGTGATTGCGTACAATCCATAATATTCTCAATATTGTTTAGCACTTATCcacgaaaatttaaatatgtaaatgcgATATAACACAACTTAGAGCTTATTATATATTGATAAGAattaaatattgataataatattgaATCATACCATAAGTAACGCGGTTTTTCTGAAAGTTAAGTTCAAAACAAAAGACAAGTTGTTACTATCGGActtctataaaattgcaaaagaaaatgtaatatatcgTGAACGATATTGATCGTGTACGGGCCACATTACGCGGAAAGAGATCGAAGATTCGATACGCCCGCGAAGCGAAGAAAAAGCGAACAAGGACTCGTGCGTACGTGTACCAAACGAATTACCCCGGAATTTAATAATTCCACTAATTAACCAATGAAAATGGAACGGACGAGAGTTGCCGTTCTCGTGATCTCTAGCCGGATACGAGTGAACGTGTCCATTCTCATAGGTCATAGGCGGTTCTAACGATATTTTCGCGTCCATTGTCAAATCTCTTAACGTGCGTGAGGTTAAGTCGATAGTCGCGACGGGAAAAATGAGAAGGTGAAAGATAAAAGACAAGTAGTTGAGAATGCAGAGATCGTGGATTCCATTTAGCGTCGACATACCAACAGGCGAGAGAACGAGGAGGGAATGTAGCGATAGAAGATCGAAGACAATTCAAGGTTTTCACTTACGTAACGTTACGCGTTACGCGTATCAATTGTTCATGTTTATTCGTTCGTGATTGTTACAGCGTATCCTGGAAACGAATCGAGTCGACTGGATGGAACGAGCGAAAAGGAAAAACCCTATCGTCACTGGTTGTTCTTTCCCGTGGAAATTCCTCAGGAGGATCTGGATCAAACGTCGGTGGATCACGCGACGCTGCGACTGCTGCTTCACGGGCCGACGACAGATTACTACACCGAACGTTCCGAGCTGGAGGTGTTGTTCTATCTTCGAATTTCGTCATTTCGTCGCTCGAGAAAGTTAATCGGTCGTAGAAAAATTCAGCTGCAGGACTCCCGAAATCCGAGATGGCTCGAACTCGACGTGACTCAGGCCGCTTCCTCGTGGATCGAGACGCCGCTCGAGAACCTAGGAGTCGAACTGGAATTTATGATAGACAGCGAACCGGTGACACGTACCTTTTCCTTGCCGGTTCTTAACGTGTTCACCACGACGTATTCGGGCAGTGCCAGAGTAAAACGTTCTTCACCCAAAGATGTGATGTCTCTGCACAAAGGTCGTAGGACAAAGTGCAAAGGCGAGAGTAAAAAGTGTTGCAGACACGAGCTTACCGTCATGTTTAAAGACCTGAAAGGTTTCGAATTTATCGTTTACCCGAAAACCTTCGACGCTGGATACTGTAAAGGGCGATGCCCGCCTAGATACAATCCAGCTCATCATCACGCCCTTCTGCAAAGTCTGCTGTGGAAGGAAGATAGGAAAAAAGTGCCTAAACCATGCTGCGCGCCGAGTAAGCTCGACGAGTTGATGATCGTTTATTTCGACGAGAACGATGCTACTCAGTTGAAAAACTCGTACTGGAAGAACATTCAAGTACTCGAATGCGCTTGTTCCTAAAAATACTTTGTCCTTTCTTCCCGAATGGACGAACCGGCTAAATGACCGACTGAGCAACAGAGCTAACTAAGGTCATGTTTATAGTGGATACTTATTCGAACGAACTTGAGTTCTAACGAATGAAACATCTGAAGACTGCAATGCATATAAATATACTCATAAAaatctatatacatatttgattAGGCGGATGTATCTTCGTCAGAATGTCAGTTTGTTCGAATACCCATCCACTGTAACCACAGTCTAATTCAATCAACTAATAATTAGTATATGTACATGTGAACGAACAGCGAACGAGCGAACGAACAAACGAGTGAATGGGAGCGAACGatagaatatatatgtacacgtTCGATCGAAACGACACGATGATACGGACCAGTAAATGCTGCGATTAAAAACGTTGGTTACAGAATGACGAAAGGACAAGGGTTTTCATAGTCGCAGACGACTCACCAAAGAATCGTCCGAATACTGTTCGGTTGTGTCACTTTTTCGTCGTTACTCGCGACATACCGAAAACACTTGCTGTTAACGTATCACGCGAAACTTTCCTTTTCCGCTTGACCCCTTGTCCGCTTGGCATGTACATTTGCGAACGTTTCGATCGATGAAAGTTATTCCGTAAAACGAATGACGAAAGATTTAATCGTATCGCTGATAAACGTTCGATTCGGTTCGACTCGAGACATCATCGAAAGTCCAGGCTCTCGATCCAGGCTTTCGCATTGACTGTGATACTAAAAGATATCTGGCGTTTCTGCTTGTAGTAATCGTATTTCACACTTTCATCCTCTTTTGCCTTATTTCCTCTTCTCTATCTTATTTTCTCGACTATTTTCTATATTctctcctcttctttctttccttcttctctttgtttttctattttgatATTGAAGAACCATTAAGTGTATAGAGTTATTCAcaacgagaagaaagaaataccGCGACAGCAATGTTTCGATTATTTGATTAGTGTCACTCTTAAATGAAGTCTTAATCGGAACAATTTAATTGCTTATAATTTATTGTTCGATCAAATATCGAACGATGAAAACTGTTACATCTTTTTACATGCTAAAATATTATCGAACGAATCTTTGAAAGATtgtgcattttttttttttaccaatGAAATTATGTTAATGTTGTACAGAGGATTTGATCGAAACTTGGTAGCATAACCGAAGTTTGTGCACGGCGGAAATCTCGCGTATGCTCCTGCaactatatatatgtataacattTATGGACTATCACCCAGAAGACTCTCCTGTTTCGCCTTCGTTGTAAATGTACAAACGCATGACCGAAATTATAATGGTCCCGCTGCACCTCGATCAAAAGTTTAAATGCATTCTCATGTCGTGACGCGAACATGTATCGTTCGCCGAGTCAATTTCGATCACGCACCATAATCGTAACCTCGCGTTACATGTATTTGTCTAATCGACTACTATCGatgatgtaaaataaaattttattccttaTTTATAACCAAACAACCCATAACTGATCCTGATTGAACAAAATGTTTCATTCAACAGCCGGCATAAAGAGTTACTCGATTTTCTAACGCAACAATGATATGAAGCGACAGTATGCATTGCACAACATGACACATTCGATATAGGTTACACAGGAAGGAATACGAATCTACGAATAAGGCAAACTTTTCAATACCGTAGCATGTAAAAGGTTATCACCGTACGACAGCAATAAACTTTCGCTGAATGCGATGTTTCTTACCCTACGTACGAAGCCAAAGGTCGCTTTACTGGCACTAAATTATGCAATCTAAGACAATTCATTCACATTGTTGCGTTATCTTTCAACGAGTTTAACTAACCTTTTACGGATACTATCGTAATTACAAAGCAACGTCGATTTATTCACGCAATACATGTGAAATGAATCATTCGATGAATCGattcaatgaaaatttgaCAAAGATTTTCGAAAATAACAATTTCGAAATACCACTATCTCCTGTCTGTTTTTCCAACACCTCGTTTTCCCGAAAACAAATGTTTTGGCATTTTCGTGCCGATAAATCGATCTGCTTCTCCTTTCAATCCCTTCTTCGCGATCTTTTTCTTCAAAGCTTTATGCGCAATGTTCTTTAATTTAGTCTTCATCGTCGAATCCTTTACACCCATTTCGTCGCGAGCAGGTTTTGAACTACTTCGAGCTCTTGACTGAGACTCGGATTGCAATCGCATACGTTTCCTAGCTGGTTGCGATAGAGACCTTGCACGTCCTCTAGTCTTGGTAAAGTGCGCCTGttggaatttaaataaataatcatataCGCGAATCTTATACACATTTCGTTCCGTTACATATCGTTATTCTTAGTATTTATTTTGATTATATTTCGATGCGTTACTCACATTTTCTGTGTCTTCCATATCGATACCCAAGTCTTCCATTTGttctttcaatttcgataCCGATCTGTCTCGAAGTTTCGCCGCTGCTGTGCGCGGCATTACAGGCTTTGTAGAAGCCTTCAGTATTCGGGCTTCGTCTTTCATAATAGCCTTCTTTTCTCGAATTTGCTTAGCTATTTGTACAATTTCTTGCATCGTCTCGGACAACTCGGCCACTTTATAATCGTACATTCCCGCCTCTTCGCGAAGCTGCTCCTCTTTTTCCAGCTCATTTAATTTCTACCGTAaaggataaaaataaagttcTATCCAAGCAAAATGTCATACGCGTGTttaaaacgaataaatatgTACAAACATCAAATATTTCTGGATCGATGTAATCAGCGATATTGTGTCCTTCCCAAATCTCTGGAATAACATCATATTTTTGATCGCCCTCGATGTCATAATTCTTCTTCAAATCAAGTACATAATCGTCTCCCATTTCTTCCTCTATTTCTCGCTCTAATTTTCGTTTTACctttaatccttcctttctctttcttaaaACGCTCTCAGGAATACAAGGAGCGCGAATTTTATCATCTCTCGGCACAGGTTGTGCAACGTGTAAACGATTAAGCAGTCCCT from Bombus huntii isolate Logan2020A chromosome 8, iyBomHunt1.1, whole genome shotgun sequence encodes the following:
- the LOC126868799 gene encoding nucleolar GTP-binding protein 1 isoform X2, encoding MKYGDSLYRCKQLKKAALGRMATIMKRQAANLAYLEQVRQHLARLPSIDPYTRTIIICGFPNVGKSSFINKITRADVEVQPYAFTTKSLYVGHMDYKYLRWQVVDTPGILDHPLEERNVIEMQAITALAHLRAAVLYFCDISEQCGHSLDQQVKLFESIKPLFANKPLTVVANKVDILRLDELPPEKRVLLKSLEDKDIPVLEMSTITDFGVMDVKIQACERLLAFRVDQKIRTKKVEGLLNRLHVAQPVPRDDKIRAPCIPESVLRKRKEGLKVKRKLEREIEEEMGDDYVLDLKKNYDIEGDQKYDVIPEIWEGHNIADYIDPEIFDKLNELEKEEQLREEAGMYDYKVAELSETMQEIVQIAKQIREKKAIMKDEARILKASTKPVMPRTAAAKLRDRSVSKLKEQMEDLGIDMEDTENAHFTKTRGRARSLSQPARKRMRLQSESQSRARSSSKPARDEMGVKDSTMKTKLKNIAHKALKKKIAKKGLKGEADRFIGTKMPKHLFSGKRGVGKTDRR